The following proteins are co-located in the Pseudomonas fluorescens genome:
- the gabP gene encoding GABA permease: MSSTQSSNDLEQGLKPRHVTMLSIAGVIGAGLFVGSGHAIAAAGPAVLLAYAAAGTLVVLVMRMLAEMAVASPDTGSFSTYADRAIGHWAGFTIGWLYWWFWVLVIPLEANAAATILHAWFPNVAIWAFTLIITLLLTATNLFSVKNYGEFEFWFALIKVVAIVGFVILGLAAIFGFLPTSQVSGVSHLFDTQGFMPNGMGAVLAAILTTMFSFMGTEIVTIAAAESKNPGQQITKATNSVIWRIGLFYLLSIFIVVSLVPWNDPTLAAVGSYQTVLERMGIPNAKLIVDLVVLVAVTSCLNSALYTASRMLFSLGRRGDAPAVAKRTNKSGTPYWAVMLSTGAAFLAVFANYVAPAAVFEFLLASSGAIALLVYLVIAVSQLRMRQKRTAAGEKIVFKMWLFPGLTYAVMVFIVGTLTIMLFQEAHRVEIIATGILSLLVVLAGLYVSSRRKAQRAGAAVLN, translated from the coding sequence ATGAGTAGTACGCAAAGCTCCAATGACCTCGAACAGGGGCTCAAACCGCGTCACGTCACCATGCTGTCGATTGCCGGCGTTATTGGTGCCGGTTTGTTTGTCGGCTCCGGCCACGCGATTGCTGCCGCCGGCCCTGCAGTGCTGCTGGCTTATGCGGCTGCCGGTACGCTGGTGGTGTTGGTGATGCGCATGCTCGCCGAAATGGCGGTGGCTTCGCCGGACACCGGTTCATTCTCCACCTACGCTGACCGCGCGATCGGTCACTGGGCCGGTTTCACCATCGGCTGGTTGTACTGGTGGTTCTGGGTGTTGGTGATTCCGTTGGAAGCCAACGCGGCGGCGACCATCCTTCATGCCTGGTTCCCGAATGTGGCGATCTGGGCGTTTACCTTGATCATCACCTTGCTGCTGACAGCGACCAACCTGTTCAGCGTGAAAAACTATGGTGAGTTCGAGTTCTGGTTTGCACTGATCAAAGTCGTGGCAATCGTGGGCTTTGTGATTCTTGGTCTGGCTGCCATTTTCGGCTTCCTGCCGACCAGCCAGGTCAGCGGCGTTTCCCACCTGTTTGATACGCAGGGCTTCATGCCCAACGGCATGGGCGCGGTGTTGGCAGCAATCCTGACCACCATGTTCTCCTTCATGGGCACCGAGATCGTCACCATCGCCGCAGCGGAATCGAAGAACCCGGGCCAGCAAATCACCAAGGCCACCAACTCGGTGATCTGGCGGATTGGTTTGTTCTACCTGCTGTCGATCTTCATCGTTGTGTCCCTGGTGCCATGGAACGACCCGACCCTGGCGGCCGTAGGTTCCTACCAGACCGTGCTGGAACGCATGGGCATTCCGAACGCCAAGTTGATCGTCGACCTGGTGGTGTTGGTTGCCGTGACCAGTTGCCTCAACTCGGCGCTGTACACCGCTTCGCGCATGTTGTTCTCCCTGGGCCGTCGCGGTGACGCACCGGCTGTGGCCAAGCGCACCAACAAGAGCGGCACGCCTTACTGGGCGGTGATGTTGTCGACTGGCGCGGCGTTCCTGGCGGTATTCGCCAACTACGTGGCCCCGGCGGCAGTGTTCGAATTCCTGCTGGCCAGTTCCGGCGCCATTGCGTTGCTGGTGTACCTGGTCATTGCGGTGTCGCAACTGCGCATGCGCCAGAAGCGCACGGCAGCGGGCGAGAAGATTGTCTTCAAGATGTGGCTGTTCCCTGGCCTGACCTACGCGGTGATGGTGTTCATCGTGGGTACGCTGACAATCATGCTGTTCCAGGAAGCGCACCGGGTCGAGATCATTGCGACCGGGATCCTGAGCTTGCTGGTGGTGTTGGCGGGGTTGTATGTGTCGAGCCGTCGCAAGGCGCAAAGGGCCGGTGCTGCAGTGCTCAATTGA
- a CDS encoding arsenic resistance protein: MTRDTLEHNQIPVYFAAVLLAAAFGVLAPSWAQGLGVLVTPAIAVLMYAMFLQIPFLDLRQGLGNKRFISALLLANFILVPLLVWALTRGLVERPALLVGALLVLLTPCIDYVVVFTHIGKGDSRGMLAATPVLLLLQLALLPVYLSFMLGAQSAVVVAAGPFVEAFLWLIVLPMVLAVLTTSLARRSRVINLWNSAWAWLPVPAMALVLFVVIGSQITSVVRDIASLLPVIPVYVGFLLLAPLMGALAARLFALPAVTARAVTFSASTRNSLVVLPLALALPEDVRGLAATAVILQTLIELMGELLYIRLIPALVGRAGR, encoded by the coding sequence ATGACCCGCGACACCCTTGAGCACAACCAGATCCCTGTGTACTTTGCCGCCGTCTTGCTGGCGGCGGCATTCGGTGTGCTTGCGCCTTCGTGGGCCCAGGGCCTTGGCGTGCTGGTCACGCCCGCCATCGCCGTGCTGATGTACGCCATGTTCCTGCAAATTCCATTTCTGGATCTGCGCCAGGGCCTGGGTAACAAGCGTTTCATCTCGGCTTTGCTGTTGGCCAATTTCATCCTGGTGCCGTTGCTGGTGTGGGCGTTGACCCGTGGTCTGGTGGAGCGCCCGGCCTTGCTGGTGGGCGCCTTACTGGTGTTGCTGACGCCATGTATCGACTACGTGGTGGTGTTTACCCATATCGGCAAAGGCGACTCGCGGGGGATGTTGGCGGCGACGCCCGTGCTGTTGTTGCTGCAGTTAGCGTTGTTGCCGGTGTACCTGAGTTTCATGCTGGGCGCGCAGTCCGCCGTGGTGGTAGCGGCCGGGCCGTTTGTCGAGGCGTTCCTGTGGTTGATCGTGCTGCCGATGGTCCTGGCGGTGCTGACGACTTCTCTGGCGCGGCGCTCAAGGGTCATCAACCTGTGGAACAGTGCCTGGGCCTGGTTGCCGGTGCCGGCGATGGCGCTGGTGCTGTTTGTGGTCATCGGCTCGCAGATCACCTCGGTGGTGCGCGATATCGCGTCGTTGTTGCCGGTGATTCCGGTCTACGTCGGCTTCCTGTTACTGGCGCCATTGATGGGCGCGTTGGCTGCACGGCTGTTCGCCTTGCCGGCCGTCACTGCGCGGGCGGTCACGTTCAGTGCGTCGACCCGCAACTCCCTGGTGGTATTGCCGCTGGCGCTGGCCTTGCCCGAAGACGTGCGCGGGCTGGCCGCGACGGCGGTGATTCTGCAAACCCTGATTGAGCTGATGGGCGAGCTGCTCTACATCCGGCTGATTCCCGCGCTGGTCGGGCGCGCCGGTCGCTAG
- a CDS encoding ArnT family glycosyltransferase: MDHRSRFRLESLGIFLIALLLFTLGVWDEQPQGFDGRWALFMQEMFRHGASLFPTTYGQPYPDYPGTATFFSFVFARLFGAPNHLANVLPTALASAGVIALIYRLLAPSSRPWALLTVLLTLLTTQLLDKSRSVCLDLMVALLCVGSFYLLHSGERLGSRVRQLAVFPLFVLAFAIRGPLGLIEVCGVVCVYWALGRPGERVKQVLIHGVVGLALLVACWWVLMKLARFSGGDAFADDVFRMQVSGRLDESGEPFYFYFKLSLYRYFPVVPLALATLIALRNRWSERWVNDDVQLVVRLGACGLMILLGLSVPHFKRAYYILPMVPMFAAVAAYGLLQAQSWLVGVRRCYEVLVAALPALCVVVLLVCRSSWQKHGYWPDVSLPLLIGAWVILQGAALIAWRRAVRLVWLSLIALVAQWLLLVVVIEPSKDLQFDTHNFVSQVETLRASQPGPLVFVDLGRDTWAIRYMMNLTHDEQPLFVAGNEPEKLLTLPRPSWVIVPRKEAALLKGTPMQQQAPDFEGRLNDNPLMVFLLK, from the coding sequence ATGGATCACCGCAGTCGTTTTCGCCTGGAGTCCCTGGGCATTTTTCTGATCGCTTTATTACTGTTTACGTTGGGTGTCTGGGACGAACAACCCCAAGGATTTGACGGGCGCTGGGCGTTGTTCATGCAGGAGATGTTTCGCCACGGCGCGAGCCTTTTCCCCACCACCTACGGGCAGCCGTATCCCGACTACCCGGGCACCGCGACCTTCTTCAGTTTCGTATTTGCTCGCCTGTTCGGTGCGCCGAACCATCTCGCGAATGTCCTGCCGACAGCACTTGCTTCGGCGGGCGTGATCGCCCTGATCTATCGCCTGCTGGCGCCGTCCAGCCGGCCCTGGGCGTTGCTGACGGTGTTGCTCACGTTACTCACCACCCAACTGCTCGATAAGTCACGTTCGGTGTGCCTGGACCTGATGGTCGCGCTGTTATGCGTGGGCAGTTTCTACCTGCTGCACAGTGGCGAGCGCCTGGGGTCGCGCGTCAGGCAGCTGGCCGTATTCCCGTTGTTTGTGTTGGCGTTTGCGATTCGCGGGCCATTGGGGCTGATCGAGGTCTGCGGTGTGGTGTGCGTGTACTGGGCGCTGGGCCGGCCGGGGGAGCGGGTCAAGCAGGTGCTGATCCACGGCGTTGTGGGCTTGGCGCTGCTCGTGGCCTGCTGGTGGGTGTTGATGAAACTGGCGCGGTTCAGCGGTGGCGATGCGTTTGCCGATGACGTGTTCAGGATGCAGGTCAGCGGGCGGCTCGATGAGAGTGGCGAGCCGTTCTACTTCTACTTCAAGCTGAGTTTGTACCGGTACTTCCCGGTGGTGCCGCTGGCGCTGGCGACCTTGATTGCGCTGCGCAATCGCTGGTCTGAGCGATGGGTCAATGACGACGTGCAGTTGGTGGTGCGGCTGGGGGCGTGTGGCTTGATGATTTTGCTCGGGCTGTCGGTGCCGCACTTCAAACGCGCTTACTACATTCTGCCGATGGTGCCGATGTTTGCCGCTGTCGCCGCCTATGGGCTGCTCCAGGCGCAAAGCTGGCTGGTCGGCGTGCGCCGCTGCTACGAAGTGCTTGTCGCGGCGCTACCGGCGTTGTGCGTGGTTGTTCTGTTGGTGTGTCGGTCCAGTTGGCAAAAACACGGCTACTGGCCTGATGTTTCGTTGCCGCTGTTGATCGGCGCGTGGGTGATTCTGCAAGGGGCGGCGTTGATTGCCTGGCGTCGGGCAGTGCGCCTGGTGTGGCTCAGCCTGATTGCACTGGTGGCGCAGTGGTTACTGCTGGTGGTGGTGATAGAGCCGTCCAAGGACCTGCAGTTCGACACGCATAATTTCGTCAGCCAAGTGGAGACGCTGCGTGCGTCGCAGCCAGGGCCGCTGGTATTTGTCGACCTCGGCCGCGACACCTGGGCGATACGCTACATGATGAACCTTACGCACGATGAGCAGCCGCTGTTCGTGGCAGGGAACGAGCCTGAGAAGCTGCTCACCTTGCCGCGGCCATCCTGGGTGATCGTGCCGCGCAAAGAGGCCGCGCTGCTCAAGGGCACACCGATGCAGCAGCAGGCGCCAGACTTCGAAGGGCGCTTGAACGACAACCCGCTGATGGTGTTTTTACTTAAGTAA
- a CDS encoding oxidative damage protection protein yields the protein MTRTIMCRKYKEELPGLERPPYPGAKGQDIFDHVSAKAWGDWLKHQTLLINEKRLNMMNGEDRKYLAGEMDKFFSGEDYAKADGYVPPAQ from the coding sequence ATGACCCGCACCATCATGTGCCGCAAGTACAAAGAAGAATTGCCAGGCCTCGAACGCCCGCCGTACCCGGGTGCCAAAGGTCAGGACATTTTCGACCATGTCTCCGCCAAAGCCTGGGGCGACTGGCTGAAACACCAGACCCTGCTGATCAACGAAAAACGCCTGAACATGATGAACGGTGAAGATCGCAAATACCTGGCTGGCGAAATGGATAAGTTCTTTTCCGGCGAGGATTACGCCAAGGCCGACGGTTACGTGCCGCCTGCTCAATAA
- the mutY gene encoding A/G-specific adenine glycosylase has protein sequence MRNEQFSQAVLDWYDRHGRHDLPWQQGITPYRVWVSEIMLQQTQVSTVLNYFDRFMASLPTVEALAAAPEDEVLHLWTGLGYYTRARNLQKTARIIVAEYAGEFPRDVEKLTELPGIGLSTAGAIASLSMGLRAPILDGNVKRVLARFTAQEGYPGEPKVAKQLWATAERFTPHDRVNAYTQAMMDMGATLCTRSKPSCLLCPLEKSCEAHMLGLETRYPIPKPRKTIPQKRTLMPMLANADGAILLYRRPSTGLWGGLWSLPELDDLDDLEHLANQHSVALGDPQALPGLIHTFSHFRLAIEPWLVPVEESAHHVAEADWLWYNLATPPRLGLAAPVKKLLKRAAEVLNAGVPS, from the coding sequence ATGAGAAACGAGCAGTTTTCACAGGCGGTGCTGGATTGGTACGACCGCCACGGTCGCCATGACCTGCCCTGGCAACAGGGCATCACGCCTTACCGGGTGTGGGTCTCGGAGATCATGCTGCAACAGACTCAGGTCAGCACTGTGCTCAACTATTTCGACCGTTTCATGGCCTCGCTGCCGACGGTCGAAGCGCTGGCTGCCGCGCCGGAAGACGAAGTGCTGCACCTGTGGACCGGCCTGGGTTACTACACCCGCGCACGCAACCTGCAGAAGACCGCGAGGATTATCGTCGCCGAGTACGCGGGTGAGTTCCCAAGGGATGTCGAGAAGCTCACCGAATTGCCCGGCATCGGCCTGTCCACTGCCGGCGCCATCGCCAGCCTGAGCATGGGCCTGCGTGCGCCGATCCTCGACGGCAACGTCAAGCGCGTGCTGGCGCGCTTTACCGCGCAGGAGGGCTACCCAGGCGAGCCCAAGGTCGCCAAGCAGCTCTGGGCGACCGCTGAGCGCTTCACGCCACACGATCGTGTCAACGCCTACACCCAGGCGATGATGGACATGGGCGCCACGCTCTGCACCCGCAGCAAGCCCAGCTGCCTGTTGTGCCCACTGGAAAAAAGCTGCGAAGCCCATATGCTCGGCCTGGAGACGCGCTACCCGATCCCCAAGCCGCGCAAAACCATCCCGCAGAAGCGCACGCTGATGCCGATGCTGGCCAATGCCGACGGTGCGATTCTGCTTTATCGCCGCCCGTCCACGGGCCTATGGGGCGGTTTGTGGAGCTTGCCGGAACTGGATGACCTCGACGACCTGGAACACCTGGCCAACCAGCACTCAGTGGCGCTGGGCGACCCGCAGGCACTGCCGGGGCTGATCCACACGTTCAGCCACTTCCGGCTGGCGATTGAGCCCTGGCTGGTGCCGGTCGAGGAATCCGCCCATCACGTGGCCGAGGCCGACTGGCTCTGGTATAACCTCGCCACCCCGCCGCGCCTGGGCCTTGCCGCCCCGGTTAAAAAACTGCTGAAGCGCGCGGCTGAAGTATTGAACGCAGGAGTTCCGTCATGA
- a CDS encoding AsmA family protein, with protein sequence MKAFGKILGLVLLGLLLIIVALGFALTHLFDPNDYKDEIRQIARDKAHIELTLNGDIGWSLFPWLGLELHEASVATLTTPTQPFADLQMLGLSVRVLPLLRREVQMSDVRVEGLNLRLNRDKQGHGNWEDIGKNVPVASADAPAPAPVQTPAEPEPEKPPKPIRLDIDSLTINNARVEYNDEQTGKQYSAESIQLSAGAVHEGASIPLKLTAFLGSNQPLLRVKTELNGNLRIQNALKRYQFEDMKLSGEVTGEPLQGKTATFSTQGQLLVDLAANIAEWTNLKLSANQLRALGELKVNNLDKTPQLSGALSIAQFDLAKFLDSVGHPLPAMAEGSLSKVELVSRLKGSPTSVALEDLNLKLDGSTFTGRIAVDDFAKQSLRVQLKGDTFNADNYLPAKSEAAKGASAARQAEVQNSEAGAMAAGGTTPLPEAPTKGAWSTDKLLPLTRLRTLDVNADLAFGQLTLSKLPIQNAGLKASGIDGQLKLDSLSGGLYNGSFQANGTLDVRQDIPVLALQTHIKQVPVERILQAQGQNPPVKGQITLDSNLTGRGNSQKALIDSLNGTASFVINNGALLNANIEQQLCTGIALLNRKTLSNTPQGKDTPFQELRGNLTFRNGVASNPDLKVRIPGLTVNGNGDVDLRVLGMDYRVGIIVEGDQRDVPDPACQVGSNFQGIEVPLRCRGPLELGAKACRLDKDGLTQVAIKAAGNKLSDKLEEKLDKVNPQLKDALKGLFKR encoded by the coding sequence ATGAAAGCGTTCGGCAAAATCCTGGGTCTGGTACTTCTCGGGCTGTTGCTGATCATTGTGGCCCTGGGCTTTGCCCTGACCCACCTCTTCGATCCCAACGATTACAAAGACGAGATTCGCCAGATTGCCCGCGACAAGGCCCACATCGAGCTGACGCTCAATGGCGATATCGGCTGGAGCCTGTTCCCCTGGCTAGGCCTGGAATTGCACGAAGCCAGCGTGGCGACCCTGACCACCCCCACCCAACCGTTCGCCGACCTGCAAATGCTCGGCCTGTCGGTGCGCGTGCTGCCGCTGCTGCGCCGCGAAGTGCAGATGAGCGATGTGCGGGTCGAAGGCCTGAACCTGCGCCTCAACCGCGACAAGCAGGGCCATGGCAACTGGGAAGACATCGGCAAGAACGTGCCGGTCGCCAGCGCCGATGCGCCAGCGCCCGCCCCCGTGCAAACGCCGGCCGAACCGGAACCGGAAAAGCCGCCGAAGCCGATCCGCCTGGACATCGACAGCCTGACCATCAACAACGCCCGCGTTGAATACAACGATGAGCAGACCGGCAAGCAATACAGCGCCGAAAGCATCCAGTTGAGCGCCGGCGCCGTGCACGAAGGCGCGAGCATTCCACTCAAGCTCACCGCCTTCCTGGGCAGCAACCAGCCGCTGTTGCGCGTCAAGACCGAGCTCAACGGTAACCTGCGCATCCAGAACGCCCTCAAGCGCTACCAGTTCGAAGACATGAAGCTCAGCGGCGAAGTCACCGGCGAGCCGCTGCAAGGCAAGACCGCCACCTTCTCCACCCAGGGCCAATTGCTGGTGGACCTGGCGGCCAACATCGCCGAATGGACCAACTTGAAACTCTCCGCCAACCAGTTGCGCGCGCTGGGCGAACTGAAGGTCAACAACCTGGACAAAACCCCGCAACTCAGCGGTGCCTTGTCCATTGCCCAGTTTGACCTGGCCAAGTTCCTCGACAGCGTCGGCCACCCGCTGCCGGCCATGGCCGAGGGCAGCCTGAGCAAGGTTGAACTGGTCAGCCGTCTCAAGGGCTCGCCCACCAGCGTGGCCCTGGAAGACCTGAACCTGAAACTCGATGGCAGCACCTTCACCGGTCGCATCGCGGTCGATGACTTTGCCAAGCAATCCCTGCGCGTTCAGCTCAAGGGCGACACGTTCAACGCCGACAACTACTTGCCGGCCAAGTCCGAAGCCGCCAAAGGCGCGAGCGCCGCACGCCAGGCCGAAGTGCAGAACAGCGAAGCCGGCGCCATGGCCGCCGGTGGCACCACACCGTTGCCGGAGGCCCCAACCAAAGGCGCGTGGAGCACCGACAAGCTGCTGCCGTTGACCCGCCTGCGCACGCTGGACGTGAACGCCGACCTGGCCTTCGGCCAACTGACCCTGAGCAAACTGCCGATCCAGAATGCCGGGCTCAAAGCCTCCGGCATCGATGGCCAGCTCAAGCTCGACAGCCTGAGCGGCGGCCTCTACAACGGCAGCTTCCAGGCCAACGGCACACTCGATGTGCGCCAGGACATCCCGGTGTTGGCGCTGCAAACCCACATCAAGCAAGTACCGGTTGAGCGCATCCTGCAGGCTCAGGGGCAAAATCCGCCGGTGAAAGGCCAAATCACCCTTGATAGCAACCTCACCGGCCGTGGCAACAGCCAGAAGGCGCTGATCGACAGCCTCAATGGCACCGCCAGTTTTGTGATCAATAACGGCGCGCTGCTCAACGCCAACATTGAACAGCAACTGTGCACCGGCATCGCCCTGCTCAACCGCAAGACCTTGAGCAACACGCCACAAGGCAAGGACACGCCGTTCCAGGAACTGCGCGGCAACCTGACCTTCCGTAACGGCGTGGCCAGTAACCCTGACCTCAAAGTGCGCATCCCCGGCCTGACCGTCAACGGCAACGGTGACGTCGACCTGCGCGTGCTGGGCATGGATTACCGCGTCGGCATCATCGTCGAAGGCGACCAGCGCGACGTGCCGGACCCGGCCTGCCAGGTCGGCAGCAACTTCCAGGGCATCGAAGTGCCGCTGCGCTGCCGTGGCCCGCTGGAGCTGGGCGCCAAGGCGTGCCGCCTGGACAAGGACGGCTTGACGCAAGTCGCCATCAAGGCGGCCGGCAACAAGCTCAGCGATAAACTTGAAGAGAAGCTCGACAAGGTCAACCCACAGTTGAAAGACGCTCTGAAGGGCCTGTTCAAACGATGA
- a CDS encoding OFA family MFS transporter produces the protein MSTSTAASSHAAQPAFLSKERIIAKPGFNRWLVPPAALAIHLCIGMAYGFSVFWLPLSKALGITAPVACAPDMSFIAQVFSSQCDWPISMLGWIYTLFFIFLGCSAAIWGGWLEHAGPRKAGVVSALCWCGGLLISALGVYTHQIWLMWIGSGVIGGIGLGLGYISPVSTLIKWFPDKRGMATGMAIMGFGGGAMVGAPLAAALMGHFASPTSVGVWQSFVVMAVIYFVFMIGGALSYRVPPTGWKPEGWTAPAKKASNAMITHRHVHVSVAWKTPQFRLVWLVLCLNVSAGIGILGMASPLLQEVFGGKLLGNGLTFGQLDAGQLASIAAIAAGFTGLLSLFNIGGRFFWASFSDYLGRKNTYFVFFALGFALYALIPNLGHLGNVALFVAAFCIILSMYGGGFATVPAYLADLFGTQMVGAIHGRLLTAWAAAGVLGPVLVNYLREYQLSIGVERAAAYDITLYILAGLLVLGFICNLLVRPVADKYFMTDAELAAEQALGHDKGADASTSLEWKASSGSVPMAVAAWLVVGIPLAWGVWVTLQKTAVLFH, from the coding sequence ATGAGCACTAGCACTGCGGCGAGCAGTCATGCCGCACAGCCTGCGTTCCTGTCCAAGGAGCGCATTATCGCCAAGCCGGGTTTCAACCGCTGGCTGGTTCCACCGGCCGCCCTGGCCATCCACCTGTGTATCGGCATGGCCTACGGGTTCTCGGTATTTTGGTTGCCACTGTCCAAGGCGCTGGGTATCACCGCACCGGTCGCCTGTGCGCCGGACATGAGTTTCATCGCGCAAGTCTTCTCCTCCCAATGCGACTGGCCCATCTCCATGCTGGGCTGGATCTACACCCTGTTCTTCATCTTCCTGGGTTGCTCGGCAGCCATTTGGGGCGGTTGGCTTGAACATGCCGGGCCACGCAAGGCCGGCGTTGTTTCGGCGCTGTGCTGGTGTGGCGGCCTGTTGATCTCGGCATTGGGTGTCTACACCCACCAGATCTGGCTGATGTGGATCGGCTCCGGCGTGATTGGCGGTATCGGTCTGGGCCTGGGTTATATCTCGCCCGTGTCGACCCTGATCAAGTGGTTCCCGGACAAGCGCGGCATGGCCACCGGCATGGCGATCATGGGCTTCGGCGGCGGCGCGATGGTGGGTGCACCTTTGGCCGCAGCGCTGATGGGCCACTTCGCCTCGCCGACCAGTGTGGGCGTGTGGCAGAGCTTCGTGGTCATGGCCGTGATCTACTTTGTGTTCATGATCGGTGGTGCCTTGTCGTACCGCGTGCCGCCAACCGGCTGGAAGCCTGAGGGCTGGACTGCCCCGGCGAAAAAAGCCAGCAATGCGATGATTACCCATCGTCACGTTCACGTAAGTGTGGCGTGGAAAACCCCGCAATTCCGTTTGGTATGGCTGGTGCTGTGCCTGAACGTGTCCGCGGGTATCGGTATTCTCGGCATGGCTTCGCCACTGCTTCAGGAAGTGTTCGGTGGCAAGTTGCTGGGCAATGGGCTGACGTTCGGTCAGCTGGATGCAGGGCAATTGGCGTCGATCGCCGCCATCGCAGCGGGTTTTACCGGTTTGTTGAGCCTGTTCAACATCGGTGGCCGGTTCTTCTGGGCGTCGTTCTCCGACTACCTGGGCCGTAAAAATACCTACTTCGTGTTCTTCGCCCTGGGTTTTGCCCTGTACGCGCTGATTCCGAACCTCGGTCACCTGGGCAACGTAGCGCTGTTCGTGGCGGCGTTCTGCATCATCCTGTCGATGTACGGCGGTGGTTTTGCGACCGTCCCGGCTTACCTGGCCGACCTGTTCGGCACCCAAATGGTCGGTGCGATCCACGGTCGCCTGCTGACCGCCTGGGCTGCGGCGGGCGTGTTGGGCCCGGTGCTGGTGAACTACCTGCGTGAGTATCAGTTGAGCATCGGCGTTGAACGCGCGGCGGCCTACGACATCACCTTGTACATCCTCGCGGGCCTGTTGGTGCTGGGCTTCATCTGCAACCTGCTGGTGCGCCCGGTGGCCGACAAGTACTTCATGACGGACGCAGAGCTGGCCGCCGAACAGGCGCTGGGCCATGACAAAGGCGCTGACGCCAGCACTTCGCTGGAGTGGAAGGCTTCGTCTGGCAGCGTGCCAATGGCTGTCGCGGCGTGGCTGGTGGTGGGTATTCCGTTGGCGTGGGGTGTGTGGGTGACCCTGCAGAAGACGGCCGTACTGTTCCACTGA
- a CDS encoding HdeD family acid-resistance protein, with product MIQIALLLFGVEFVRSKFWILGLAGILWGSLGLGVMYDGLDGALYFPMRAFGLMLLLESIVTLSVAASGVGSQRAVLYFKGGIFFFVAVLILANNIYSHLLLAIIFGLTYFVIGLLTISSAWVVRFPHWRSSLISGVAQLAFAGLLVSPYPIALSATVSFFLGALMIVSGFNTVRIAHRVRRLRDGTSTFELLEPRDLLSDFKKLPPQKPLEPRQEHAPDLQDPLIVHIWTPEGTAGATTIPRPIINRYIAAVDEQGVISTGHAALELSPSVYLSLYPVADIDRSPAEFFRILKATRNNDVPGTFQPDYATEVANWCDSDRKIIFHQYSRKALIEFSNNYRQQATYNLTYRNCSSSVAFALEASMDGVLSERSRRWRSVLQTLLMPELWIAAQVRKRAMTMAWTPGLVMDYARALRVIVHPVPRPWFQRIPWRGSSARSLPDKKQD from the coding sequence ATGATTCAGATTGCTTTACTGCTGTTCGGCGTTGAGTTCGTGCGTTCCAAATTCTGGATTCTCGGCCTGGCCGGCATTCTGTGGGGCTCGCTGGGCCTGGGCGTGATGTACGACGGCCTGGATGGCGCACTGTACTTTCCGATGCGCGCATTCGGATTGATGCTGCTGCTGGAAAGCATTGTCACCCTCAGCGTGGCCGCCAGCGGCGTGGGTTCTCAGCGGGCAGTCCTGTATTTCAAGGGCGGGATTTTCTTCTTCGTCGCCGTGCTGATTCTTGCGAACAATATCTATAGCCACCTGCTGCTGGCGATCATCTTTGGCCTGACTTACTTCGTGATCGGCTTGCTGACCATCAGCTCGGCCTGGGTGGTCAGGTTCCCGCACTGGCGATCGTCGTTGATCAGCGGCGTCGCTCAGTTGGCGTTCGCGGGGTTGCTGGTCAGCCCTTATCCCATCGCCCTCAGTGCAACGGTGTCGTTTTTCCTCGGTGCATTGATGATCGTCAGCGGCTTCAACACGGTGCGCATTGCGCATCGCGTGAGGCGATTGCGCGACGGCACGTCAACGTTCGAACTGCTTGAGCCACGGGATCTGCTGTCGGACTTCAAGAAGCTGCCACCGCAAAAACCGCTGGAGCCGCGCCAGGAACACGCGCCTGACTTGCAGGACCCACTGATCGTGCACATCTGGACGCCGGAAGGCACCGCCGGCGCAACGACGATCCCTCGCCCGATCATCAATCGCTACATTGCGGCGGTGGATGAACAAGGCGTGATTTCCACCGGGCACGCAGCGCTTGAGCTGTCGCCCTCGGTGTACCTGAGCCTGTACCCGGTCGCGGACATCGATCGCTCCCCGGCGGAGTTCTTCCGCATCCTCAAGGCCACGCGCAATAACGACGTGCCCGGCACATTCCAGCCGGACTACGCCACTGAAGTGGCCAACTGGTGCGACTCGGATCGCAAGATCATTTTTCACCAGTACAGCCGCAAAGCGCTGATTGAGTTCTCGAATAACTATCGCCAACAGGCCACCTACAACCTGACCTACCGCAACTGTTCTAGCAGCGTGGCCTTTGCGTTGGAAGCATCGATGGATGGCGTGTTGTCAGAGCGGTCCCGGCGCTGGCGCTCGGTCCTGCAGACCTTGCTCATGCCTGAGTTGTGGATTGCCGCGCAAGTGCGCAAGCGCGCCATGACCATGGCATGGACACCCGGCCTGGTCATGGACTATGCACGTGCCTTGCGGGTGATTGTTCACCCGGTGCCGCGCCCCTGGTTTCAACGCATTCCATGGCGAGGCTCTTCAGCCAGGTCGTTGCCTGACAAGAAGCAGGACTAA